One segment of Bacteroides caecimuris DNA contains the following:
- a CDS encoding RNA polymerase sigma factor — protein MNSSQNAIAVLYRKYWQKLYIHAYNLLNDGESAKDVLSDVFCSVLENSEQFEGKTDLLPLFYVMVKNRCIDHIRHQNVVNRNAERYLEELYSGWTAKEYRDYEDKIDRMQESIRQMAPQMRIVVEEFFLNEKKCAEISEILNISDNTVRTHIARALKILRKRLSVFLLITV, from the coding sequence ATGAATAGTAGCCAAAATGCCATAGCTGTATTGTATAGGAAATATTGGCAAAAGCTCTATATTCATGCATATAATCTGCTGAATGACGGAGAAAGCGCAAAGGATGTATTGAGCGATGTGTTTTGCTCAGTACTTGAAAACAGCGAGCAGTTTGAAGGGAAGACTGATTTGCTGCCTTTATTCTATGTCATGGTGAAAAACCGTTGCATTGACCACATACGTCATCAGAATGTAGTGAACCGGAATGCGGAAAGATACTTGGAAGAACTTTATAGCGGTTGGACTGCCAAAGAGTATCGGGACTACGAAGATAAAATAGACCGGATGCAGGAGAGTATCCGCCAGATGGCGCCGCAAATGCGCATAGTAGTGGAAGAGTTTTTTCTGAATGAAAAGAAATGTGCGGAAATTAGTGAAATATTAAATATCAGTGATAATACAGTCAGAACCCATATTGCCCGGGCTTTAAAAATACTCCGTAAACGATTGAGTGTCTTTTTACTTATTACAGTTTAA
- the tnpB gene encoding IS66 family insertion sequence element accessory protein TnpB (TnpB, as the term is used for proteins encoded by IS66 family insertion elements, is considered an accessory protein, since TnpC, encoded by a neighboring gene, is a DDE family transposase.) → MLGLSANLNYYLFNGNVDLRKGIFRLCESIREEMSLDPSDASNVYMFMSRNRKVVKILHYERGFYVLYEKRPVMGKFKKPVFDEVSKCYRIQWSDMAYLTESIVVDKMYVSSKD, encoded by the coding sequence ATGCTGGGACTGAGTGCTAACCTGAACTATTACCTGTTCAACGGTAATGTTGATCTGCGGAAAGGTATTTTCCGTCTGTGTGAGAGTATAAGGGAAGAGATGTCACTTGACCCGAGCGATGCCTCCAACGTCTATATGTTCATGTCCCGTAACCGGAAGGTTGTGAAGATACTTCATTATGAACGCGGTTTTTATGTGCTTTACGAGAAACGTCCTGTCATGGGAAAGTTCAAGAAACCGGTATTTGATGAGGTCTCCAAATGCTACCGGATACAATGGTCAGACATGGCCTATCTTACGGAAAGTATTGTAGTTGACAAGATGTACGTTAGTTCAAAAGATTAA
- a CDS encoding MFS transporter, giving the protein MKTQTQKVSMAEKIGYSLGDGSANLIFQMMMMFQLFFYTDVFGIKATAAGMILLVARIFDAFVDPVVGILSDRTNTRWGKYRPWLLWTAIPFAVFFILAFTTPDLSERGKIIYAGITYTLLMSIYSFNNTPYASLGGVMTSDIKERTSISSIRFVTATIATFVVQGLTLPLVSKFGQGNDQRGWFLTITLFAIIGVVLLVITFFSAKERITPPVGQKTSVKQDFKDIVSSRPWKAMFILTLFLFTTLAMWGSSMSYYFNYFVDKTALFDFLQNFGLVRIEGETYGMWHTFLDAFGLIAQPDHSNVFAVGFSLFNMIGQIITLAGVILLSGFLANIFGKRNVFLICLALTAFFTALFFVVDSTNISTIFIINCLKSLAYAPTIPLLWAMMGDVADHSEWVNHRRATGFVFAGVVFALKAGLGIGGAICGAIVDSFGFVSNTVQTENAILGIRLTSSVIPAITFFVGVIALFFYPISKKLNEHIQDDLAKRRLENN; this is encoded by the coding sequence ATGAAAACACAGACTCAAAAAGTGTCGATGGCCGAGAAAATCGGTTATAGTTTAGGTGATGGTTCAGCGAACCTGATTTTCCAAATGATGATGATGTTCCAACTCTTCTTCTATACAGATGTGTTTGGAATAAAAGCAACAGCAGCAGGTATGATATTGCTGGTCGCACGCATTTTCGATGCGTTTGTCGATCCGGTGGTAGGTATCCTGTCCGACAGAACCAATACCCGCTGGGGTAAATACCGTCCCTGGTTGTTGTGGACAGCTATTCCTTTTGCCGTATTCTTCATTCTGGCATTTACGACACCCGATTTGAGTGAGCGTGGGAAGATTATTTATGCTGGTATCACTTATACCTTATTAATGTCTATTTACTCCTTCAATAATACCCCGTATGCCTCTTTGGGTGGAGTGATGACAAGTGACATCAAAGAACGTACCAGTATCTCGTCCATCCGTTTTGTGACAGCTACAATAGCCACTTTTGTTGTGCAGGGGCTTACTTTGCCATTAGTCTCCAAGTTCGGGCAAGGCAACGACCAACGTGGATGGTTTCTGACGATTACTCTGTTTGCCATCATCGGAGTTGTTCTTTTAGTAATCACATTCTTTTCTGCCAAAGAGCGTATTACGCCTCCCGTAGGTCAGAAAACTTCCGTGAAACAGGATTTTAAAGATATCGTAAGCAGCCGTCCATGGAAAGCAATGTTTATCCTAACCCTCTTTTTATTTACGACATTGGCTATGTGGGGAAGCAGTATGTCTTACTACTTTAATTACTTCGTAGATAAAACAGCCCTTTTTGATTTCTTGCAGAACTTCGGATTAGTACGGATAGAAGGAGAAACTTATGGAATGTGGCACACTTTTCTTGATGCTTTCGGACTGATTGCGCAGCCTGATCATAGTAATGTGTTTGCTGTAGGTTTCAGTTTGTTCAATATGATTGGTCAGATTATCACTTTGGCGGGTGTAATATTGCTTTCCGGATTTCTTGCCAATATCTTTGGCAAGCGGAATGTATTTTTGATCTGTCTGGCACTGACAGCCTTTTTTACAGCCCTGTTTTTTGTGGTAGATTCGACAAACATAAGTACGATCTTTATTATTAACTGTTTGAAGAGTTTGGCATACGCACCCACTATTCCATTGCTTTGGGCAATGATGGGAGATGTTGCCGATCATTCCGAATGGGTGAACCATCGTCGTGCGACAGGATTCGTATTTGCAGGTGTAGTCTTTGCCCTGAAAGCCGGACTAGGTATAGGGGGAGCTATTTGCGGTGCGATTGTCGATTCGTTCGGTTTTGTATCTAACACAGTGCAGACAGAAAACGCTATTTTGGGTATCCGTTTGACATCCAGCGTGATTCCTGCCATCACTTTCTTTGTAGGAGTAATTGCTTTGTTCTTTTATCCTATTTCTAAAAAGTTGAATGAACACATTCAAGACGATTTGGCAAAACGCCGTCTGGAAAACAATTGA
- a CDS encoding endo-1,4-beta-xylanase, producing MKTLTRTTVVSLLAVVALIIGTSVAFAQETKTLKEALKGKFLIGTAVNTRQASGRDKAGVRVIQKQFNAIVAENCMKSQEIHPKENRYNFTQADEFVAFGEKNHLAITGHTLIWHSQLSPWFCVDENGKNVSPEVLKKRMKDHITTIVKRYKGRIKGWDVVNEAIEDNGAYRKTKFYEILGEEYIPLAFQYAHEADPDAELYYNDYSMAQPGRRAAVVKMVKDLKKRGIRIDAVGMQGHIGMDYPKISEFEESMLAFAKAGVKVMITELDLTILPSPDPKVGAEVSASFEYKKEMNPYSDGLPEEVSKAWTERMNDFFRLFLKHQDIITRVTVWGVADQDSWRNDWPMRGRTDYPLLFDRNHQPKPVVDLIIKEAMQK from the coding sequence ATGAAGACTTTGACAAGAACAACCGTAGTTTCTTTGTTGGCTGTGGTAGCCCTGATAATTGGTACTTCGGTAGCTTTTGCACAAGAAACAAAGACTTTGAAAGAAGCTTTGAAGGGTAAGTTCCTGATAGGAACAGCGGTGAATACACGACAAGCGTCCGGTCGGGATAAAGCAGGAGTACGCGTGATCCAGAAACAATTTAATGCTATTGTAGCAGAGAATTGTATGAAGAGTCAGGAAATACATCCGAAAGAGAACCGTTATAATTTCACACAGGCAGATGAGTTTGTTGCTTTTGGGGAGAAGAATCATTTGGCAATTACAGGACATACGTTGATTTGGCATTCGCAGCTTTCTCCTTGGTTCTGCGTGGATGAGAATGGCAAAAATGTGTCTCCGGAAGTATTGAAGAAGCGGATGAAAGATCATATCACCACTATTGTGAAGCGCTACAAAGGCCGTATTAAAGGTTGGGATGTAGTGAATGAAGCGATTGAAGATAATGGTGCATATCGTAAGACTAAGTTTTATGAAATTCTAGGTGAAGAATATATCCCATTGGCTTTTCAATATGCGCACGAGGCCGATCCGGATGCAGAGCTTTATTACAATGATTATTCAATGGCTCAACCGGGCAGAAGAGCGGCAGTTGTAAAGATGGTGAAAGACTTGAAGAAACGCGGTATCCGTATTGATGCAGTGGGTATGCAAGGACATATCGGCATGGACTATCCGAAAATCAGCGAGTTTGAAGAAAGTATGCTTGCCTTTGCCAAAGCGGGAGTGAAGGTGATGATAACAGAATTGGACTTGACTATATTGCCATCACCCGACCCCAAGGTTGGTGCGGAAGTCTCAGCATCTTTCGAATATAAAAAAGAGATGAATCCTTATTCGGACGGATTACCGGAAGAAGTATCAAAAGCATGGACAGAGAGAATGAATGACTTTTTCCGCCTGTTCCTGAAACATCAGGATATCATAACAAGAGTTACTGTTTGGGGAGTAGCCGATCAGGATTCCTGGCGTAACGACTGGCCGATGAGAGGACGTACGGATTATCCATTGCTTTTCGACCGCAATCATCAGCCGAAACCGGTAGTTGATTTGATTATAAAAGAGGCTATGCAGAAATGA
- a CDS encoding ATP-binding cassette domain-containing protein translates to MSQNTFCMAGGVARNPLVRLAKPITATIGANEHIAIVGPNGGGKSLFVDTLIGKYPLREGTVQYDFSPSATQTLYDNVKYIAFRDTYGAADINYYYQQRWNAHDQDEAPDVREMLGEIKDEQLQHELFELFRIEPLLDKKIILLSSGELRKFQLAKTLLTAPRVLIMDNPFIGLDASTRELLFTLLERLTKISSVQIILVLSMMDDIPSFITHVIPVDKMEVFPKMEREAYLYAFRSRDVTTSFDDLQQRIINLPYDGNNYDSDEVVKLNKVSIRYGDRTILKELDWTVSRGEKWALSGENGAGKSTLLSLVCADNPQSYACDISLFGRKRGTGESIWEIKKHIGYVSPEMHRAYLKNLPAIEIVASGLHDSIGLYKRPQPEQMAICEWWMDIFGIAGLRDKLFLQLSSGEQRLALLTRAFVKDPELLILDEPLHGLDTYNRRRVKKVIEAFCKRKDKTMIMVTHYESELPDTITNHIFLKRNDTLIY, encoded by the coding sequence ATGAGTCAAAATACATTCTGCATGGCGGGGGGCGTAGCACGCAACCCGCTTGTGCGTTTAGCCAAACCTATCACGGCAACTATCGGAGCGAACGAACACATAGCCATTGTAGGTCCCAACGGTGGTGGTAAAAGTCTTTTTGTAGACACTCTCATCGGAAAATATCCATTGCGTGAAGGGACTGTACAATATGATTTTTCCCCTTCTGCCACCCAAACTCTTTATGATAATGTGAAATACATTGCCTTTCGCGATACTTATGGAGCGGCTGATATCAATTACTACTATCAGCAGCGTTGGAATGCTCACGATCAGGATGAGGCTCCCGATGTTCGTGAAATGTTGGGAGAAATCAAAGACGAACAACTGCAACATGAACTGTTTGAACTCTTCCGTATCGAGCCGTTACTTGATAAAAAAATCATTCTTCTTTCCAGTGGTGAATTGCGTAAATTCCAACTTGCCAAAACCTTATTAACAGCTCCCCGTGTCTTAATAATGGATAATCCATTTATCGGATTGGATGCTTCTACACGCGAATTGTTATTCACTTTGCTCGAACGCCTGACGAAAATATCGTCTGTGCAGATCATTCTGGTACTTTCCATGATGGATGATATACCCTCATTTATCACTCATGTCATTCCCGTGGACAAGATGGAAGTCTTTCCTAAAATGGAACGTGAAGCCTATCTGTACGCTTTTCGCAGCAGAGATGTGACTACCTCTTTCGATGACTTGCAGCAGCGAATTATAAACTTGCCTTATGATGGCAACAATTACGATTCGGATGAAGTGGTAAAACTGAATAAAGTCAGCATCCGTTATGGTGATCGAACCATTCTGAAAGAATTGGACTGGACAGTATCTCGTGGAGAAAAGTGGGCATTGAGTGGCGAAAACGGTGCTGGAAAATCAACATTGTTGAGTCTTGTCTGTGCGGATAATCCGCAATCGTATGCTTGCGACATCAGTCTTTTCGGACGTAAACGCGGAACAGGAGAAAGTATTTGGGAAATCAAGAAACACATTGGCTATGTAAGTCCGGAGATGCATCGTGCTTATCTCAAAAATTTGCCGGCTATTGAAATCGTAGCTAGCGGTCTGCATGACAGTATCGGTCTGTATAAACGTCCTCAACCGGAGCAGATGGCTATCTGTGAATGGTGGATGGATATATTCGGCATTGCCGGTTTGAGAGACAAACTTTTCTTGCAGCTTTCCAGTGGGGAGCAACGTCTGGCTCTGTTGACACGTGCTTTCGTCAAAGATCCGGAATTGCTGATTTTGGACGAGCCGCTTCATGGACTGGATACTTACAATCGTCGTCGGGTCAAAAAGGTGATCGAAGCCTTCTGCAAGCGTAAAGATAAGACGATGATTATGGTAACGCATTATGAATCAGAACTTCCGGATACGATTACAAACCACATCTTCTTGAAAAGGAATGATACGTTAATATATTAG
- the tnpC gene encoding IS66 family transposase — protein MIDERAYELLCCQLGLANEEKAGLRKQVNELIARLKAIEESNKENSKALVDTINELSVTVENYRKEMELMRKQLEAKDEVNRMLANEISNLRLQLEDSRKHRFGRTSEQRKLLNNRNLDRSALHKSEYDGSDRKDDDNDKADGNETGSSTISGSTPAQDSQPSRRKETAPRAVRTKLKVDKVVVHEVDEYYTLPEGGRFMNRNGMPDVWEYRVIEHVRAHNVEHVYKVARVKLADGTFANTMEHPLKDLGGIFSPELLARLLCLKYDFSMPENRQIRLLAREGIHISNTTLNSYIHNGIAKLKGFIGEVFKGFVQQAEYLMVDETTELVGVETKEGKAYRRKYLWAFFAKHMKMVYYHYNNGSRSSDAAKSFLEHFMGTLSTDGYTVYRMFDGEDSKVLHIGCWTHCRRLWVDALPSDRTAMEIIDSIGDMFMNEDLFRTMKLSGEQIKGKRRKLTGPILESIHHKVVMMMQDAKIMANELMRKAVNYTLNQWKSLRNILKDGAAEISNNLCEQRMKPVKLLLKNCMNIGSEDAAENSAFIFSLIESCKLNGIDPQDYLKHLFECILHGKDCDKKTLLPCFYKPEC, from the coding sequence ATGATTGATGAAAGGGCATACGAGTTACTTTGCTGCCAGTTGGGTCTGGCGAATGAGGAAAAGGCAGGGCTTCGCAAACAGGTAAACGAACTGATTGCGAGGCTTAAGGCCATTGAAGAATCCAATAAGGAGAACTCCAAGGCTCTGGTTGATACAATCAATGAATTATCCGTAACAGTCGAGAACTATCGAAAAGAAATGGAGCTTATGAGAAAGCAGCTTGAAGCGAAAGACGAGGTGAACCGGATGCTGGCAAACGAGATATCCAATCTCAGGCTTCAGCTTGAGGACAGCAGGAAACACCGTTTCGGCCGTACATCCGAGCAAAGAAAACTGCTGAACAACCGTAACCTTGACAGGTCTGCACTGCATAAGTCCGAATATGACGGTTCTGACAGAAAGGATGATGACAACGATAAGGCTGACGGTAACGAAACCGGCAGCAGTACCATTTCTGGTAGCACACCTGCACAGGACAGCCAACCTTCAAGAAGAAAGGAAACTGCACCACGTGCCGTGAGAACCAAATTGAAAGTTGACAAAGTGGTAGTACATGAAGTGGACGAGTATTACACGCTTCCCGAAGGAGGACGGTTCATGAACCGCAACGGTATGCCTGATGTGTGGGAATACAGGGTTATAGAACATGTAAGGGCTCATAACGTGGAGCATGTGTATAAGGTGGCAAGGGTAAAGCTTGCAGACGGCACTTTCGCGAACACGATGGAACATCCGCTGAAAGACCTTGGAGGCATCTTCTCTCCTGAACTGCTTGCCCGTCTGCTCTGTCTGAAATACGACTTCAGCATGCCGGAGAACAGGCAGATAAGACTGCTTGCCAGAGAGGGCATCCACATAAGCAACACCACACTGAACAGCTATATCCATAACGGAATCGCCAAACTCAAGGGTTTTATCGGAGAGGTATTCAAGGGGTTTGTACAGCAGGCTGAATATCTTATGGTTGATGAGACGACCGAACTTGTAGGCGTCGAAACAAAGGAAGGCAAGGCTTACAGGAGAAAGTACTTATGGGCATTCTTTGCAAAGCATATGAAGATGGTCTATTACCACTATAACAACGGCAGCAGGTCATCCGATGCGGCGAAGTCGTTCCTGGAACATTTTATGGGGACCCTTTCCACTGACGGATATACGGTTTACAGAATGTTTGATGGAGAAGACTCAAAGGTGCTTCATATAGGATGCTGGACGCACTGCAGAAGGTTGTGGGTTGACGCCTTGCCTTCGGACAGGACAGCGATGGAGATAATAGACTCCATCGGCGATATGTTCATGAATGAAGATCTGTTCCGCACCATGAAGCTCAGCGGTGAGCAGATAAAGGGGAAAAGACGGAAGCTTACAGGACCGATCCTTGAAAGTATCCATCATAAGGTGGTCATGATGATGCAGGATGCGAAGATTATGGCTAACGAACTGATGAGAAAGGCTGTCAATTATACGTTAAACCAGTGGAAGTCCCTGAGAAATATCCTCAAGGACGGTGCAGCGGAAATATCGAACAACCTCTGTGAACAAAGGATGAAACCGGTAAAGCTGTTGCTCAAGAACTGTATGAACATAGGCAGTGAGGATGCGGCAGAAAACTCGGCATTCATCTTCTCTCTGATAGAAAGCTGTAAGCTTAATGGCATAGACCCTCAGGATTACCTGAAGCACCTGTTCGAATGTATTCTTCATGGTAAGGACTGCGACAAGAAGACTCTTCTACCATGTTTTTATAAACCGGAATGTTAA
- a CDS encoding glycoside hydrolase family 43 protein yields the protein MKTEKRYLVPGDYMADPAVHVFDGKLYIYPSHDWESGIAENDNGDHFNMKDYHVYSMDDVMNGEITDHGVVLSTEDIPWAGRQLWDCDVAFKDGKYYMYFPLKDQNDIFRIGVAVSDKPYGPFIPEANPMKGSYSIDPAVWNDGDGNYYMYFGGLWGGQLQRYRNNKALESAILPEGEEEALPSRVVRLSDDMMEFAEEPRPLVILDENGKPLTAGDTERRFFEASWVHKYNGKYYFSYSTGDTHLLCYAIGDNPYGPFTYQGVILTPVVGWTTHHAIVEFKGKWYLFHHDCVPSEGKTWLRSLKVCELQYDADGKIITIEGLDE from the coding sequence ATGAAAACAGAAAAAAGATATTTAGTTCCTGGTGATTATATGGCTGATCCTGCCGTACACGTGTTTGATGGCAAACTTTACATTTATCCCTCGCATGACTGGGAGAGTGGTATTGCCGAAAATGACAATGGAGATCATTTCAACATGAAAGATTACCATGTGTATTCTATGGATGATGTAATGAATGGAGAGATTACTGACCACGGGGTTGTACTTTCTACGGAAGATATTCCTTGGGCGGGCCGTCAGCTTTGGGACTGTGATGTTGCTTTTAAAGACGGCAAATACTATATGTATTTTCCATTGAAAGACCAAAACGACATATTCCGTATCGGAGTAGCTGTGAGCGATAAGCCATACGGACCTTTTATTCCGGAAGCAAACCCGATGAAAGGAAGTTACAGCATTGATCCGGCTGTTTGGAATGATGGAGATGGTAATTATTATATGTATTTCGGCGGACTGTGGGGTGGACAGCTTCAACGTTACCGGAATAATAAAGCATTGGAATCAGCCATTTTACCCGAAGGAGAGGAAGAGGCCTTACCATCCCGTGTTGTTCGTTTGAGTGATGATATGATGGAGTTTGCGGAAGAACCGCGTCCGTTAGTCATTCTGGATGAAAACGGTAAACCTCTGACAGCTGGAGATACAGAACGTCGTTTCTTCGAAGCTTCATGGGTACATAAATATAATGGGAAATATTATTTCTCTTACTCTACAGGCGATACCCATCTACTTTGTTACGCGATAGGTGACAACCCATACGGACCATTTACTTATCAGGGAGTTATCCTGACTCCGGTAGTGGGATGGACTACTCATCATGCTATTGTTGAGTTCAAAGGAAAATGGTATCTGTTCCATCACGATTGCGTACCTTCCGAAGGGAAAACGTGGCTTCGCAGCTTAAAAGTCTGTGAACTGCAATACGATGCTGATGGAAAAATCATCACGATTGAAGGATTGGATGAATAG
- a CDS encoding alpha-glucuronidase family glycosyl hydrolase, which yields MRIISILTFVLFFSCFSIHAEDGSALWLRYPTGAKAIIMNKKQSPTLNIAVSELRNFWQGGIPITLEIQKNKELRALGNDGYIIRASKDGKHLTITSSGEQGILYGAYHLLRLQATGQLSESTLKSLNVSEKPDYRIRVLNHWDNLDGTIERGYAGHSLWKWDELPSVVSPRYEAYARANASIGINATVINNVNASPEILSDDYLQKVKVLADIFRPYGLKIYLSINFSSPAALGGLSTSDPLDKEVIAWWKKKAKDIYSLIPDFGGFLVKANSEGQPGPCDYGRTHAEGANILADVLKPYHGIVMWRAFVYSPTDSDRAKQAYLEFEPLDGKFRDNVIVQIKNGPIDFQPREPFSPLFGAMKKTAVMPEFQITQEYLGFSNHLAFLAPMWKECLDSDTYMQGEGSTIARVTDGSLFPHPLTAIAGVANIGDDPNWCGHPFAQANWYAFGRLAWKHSLSSEQIGEEWLRQTFLPVIDAQANLLTAKVVQKEKEQLFSQLSLLNSQVLQKSREAVVDYMMPLGLHHIFAWGHHYGPEPWCDIPGARPDWMPSYYHRADSLGIGFDRSSTGSNAAGQYHSPLCEELDNVDTCPENLLLWFHHASWNHQMKSGRTLWAEMCHAYDRGVKEVRNFQKVWDTMEPYIDSERFQEVRHRLKIQSRDAVWWRDACLLYFGQFSKQPIPYELERPVHELKDMMEYQLDITNFECPLYGFTK from the coding sequence ATGAGGATTATATCTATATTGACATTTGTCCTGTTTTTTAGCTGTTTCTCTATTCATGCGGAAGATGGGAGCGCTTTGTGGCTTCGTTATCCAACGGGAGCAAAAGCGATAATAATGAATAAGAAACAGTCTCCCACATTAAATATCGCCGTTTCCGAATTGCGGAACTTCTGGCAGGGAGGAATCCCCATAACGCTGGAAATACAGAAAAATAAGGAACTGCGTGCATTAGGAAATGATGGATACATCATTCGCGCTTCTAAAGATGGTAAACACCTGACAATCACTTCTTCCGGTGAGCAAGGAATACTTTACGGAGCTTATCATCTGCTTCGTCTGCAAGCCACCGGGCAATTATCCGAATCAACATTGAAGTCTTTAAATGTCTCCGAAAAACCGGATTACCGGATTCGCGTCTTGAATCATTGGGACAATCTGGACGGTACAATCGAACGTGGTTATGCCGGACATTCGCTTTGGAAATGGGACGAACTTCCTTCTGTTGTTTCTCCTCGTTATGAAGCTTATGCACGTGCCAATGCTTCCATCGGTATTAATGCTACTGTGATAAACAATGTCAATGCAAGTCCTGAGATACTATCTGATGATTATTTGCAGAAAGTCAAAGTTTTGGCAGACATCTTCCGTCCTTACGGTTTGAAAATATATCTTTCAATTAACTTTTCTTCCCCGGCAGCTTTAGGTGGTTTATCCACCTCCGATCCGTTGGATAAAGAGGTGATTGCCTGGTGGAAGAAAAAAGCCAAAGATATTTATTCGCTGATACCCGATTTCGGAGGCTTTTTGGTGAAAGCAAACTCCGAAGGACAACCCGGACCGTGTGACTACGGGCGTACTCATGCCGAAGGAGCTAATATACTTGCCGATGTATTGAAACCTTATCACGGCATCGTGATGTGGCGTGCTTTCGTATACTCGCCTACCGACAGCGACCGTGCCAAACAAGCCTATCTTGAATTTGAGCCTTTGGACGGAAAATTCCGGGATAATGTCATTGTACAGATAAAGAACGGCCCGATTGATTTCCAACCTCGCGAACCATTCAGTCCGTTGTTTGGAGCAATGAAGAAAACAGCGGTTATGCCCGAATTCCAGATAACACAGGAATATCTCGGCTTTTCTAACCATCTTGCTTTTCTTGCACCTATGTGGAAAGAATGTCTGGATAGCGATACATATATGCAAGGTGAAGGCTCCACCATTGCCCGTGTGACGGACGGTTCCTTGTTCCCCCATCCATTGACTGCTATTGCCGGTGTTGCCAATATCGGTGATGATCCTAATTGGTGCGGACATCCTTTTGCCCAAGCCAACTGGTATGCTTTCGGTCGTCTGGCATGGAAACATTCGCTTTCTTCCGAGCAGATAGGTGAAGAATGGTTGAGGCAGACTTTTCTTCCGGTCATTGATGCACAGGCCAATCTTTTAACAGCAAAAGTTGTGCAAAAAGAGAAAGAACAATTATTCTCTCAACTTTCTCTACTCAATTCTCAAGTTCTTCAAAAGTCAAGAGAAGCAGTGGTGGACTATATGATGCCGCTTGGCTTACATCATATTTTTGCCTGGGGGCATCATTACGGACCGGAACCTTGGTGCGATATTCCCGGTGCCCGTCCCGACTGGATGCCTTCCTATTATCACCGTGCTGACAGTTTAGGAATCGGTTTCGACCGTAGCAGTACGGGAAGTAATGCTGCCGGGCAATATCATTCCCCGCTGTGTGAAGAATTGGACAACGTGGATACTTGCCCGGAAAACCTGCTTCTTTGGTTTCACCATGCTTCCTGGAACCATCAGATGAAGAGTGGACGTACGCTTTGGGCAGAAATGTGTCATGCGTATGACCGCGGTGTAAAAGAAGTGAGAAACTTTCAGAAAGTGTGGGATACTATGGAGCCATATATCGATTCCGAACGTTTTCAGGAAGTACGACATCGTTTGAAGATTCAGTCACGTGATGCAGTCTGGTGGCGGGATGCTTGTTTGCTTTACTTCGGGCAATTCAGCAAGCAACCGATACCCTATGAACTTGAACGTCCGGTACACGAGTTGAAAGACATGATGGAATATCAACTCGATATAACCAATTTTGAATGTCCTCTTTATGGATTTACTAAATAA